A single Alcanivorax borkumensis SK2 DNA region contains:
- a CDS encoding flavin reductase family protein — translation MHLTADTLNDLPRGQRINLVNSLSGFKSANLVGTCSDGGEENLAMVGSCFHLGADPALMGMIMRPHSVDRHSLEYLAATGVYTLNQVHEDILKAAHQTSARYPREISEFTATGLTPSYLPAFQAPFVEEARIKLGMVVIETQTLAVNDTVLVIGAIEHILLPDNAVENDGFVNIERAGTVALSGLDSYHRSQSIGRLSYAKPDKPTHWLHDNAT, via the coding sequence ATGCATCTAACCGCAGATACACTCAACGATCTACCGCGCGGTCAACGAATCAACCTTGTTAACAGCTTATCCGGCTTCAAAAGCGCCAATCTTGTCGGCACCTGCTCAGACGGTGGAGAGGAAAACCTGGCCATGGTCGGCTCTTGTTTCCACCTCGGTGCCGACCCTGCCCTGATGGGGATGATCATGCGTCCTCATTCAGTTGATAGACACAGTCTCGAGTACCTAGCGGCGACTGGAGTTTATACTCTGAACCAAGTGCATGAGGATATCCTAAAGGCGGCACATCAGACCTCTGCTCGCTACCCCCGTGAGATTTCCGAATTTACTGCCACCGGGTTGACGCCATCTTACCTACCAGCTTTCCAGGCACCCTTCGTGGAAGAGGCGCGGATTAAATTGGGAATGGTGGTGATCGAAACTCAAACGTTAGCCGTTAACGATACCGTTTTGGTGATCGGCGCCATTGAGCATATTTTACTTCCAGACAATGCCGTAGAGAACGATGGCTTTGTAAATATTGAACGGGCAGGCACGGTGGCTTTATCCGGGCTCGATAGCTACCACCGCAGCCAATCCATCGGGCGGCTCAGCTATGCCAAACCAGACAAACCCACGCACTGGCTACACGACAACGCGACATGA
- a CDS encoding phosphoglycerate kinase has translation MNFKRMTDLDLAGKRVLIREDLNVPVKDGKVTSDARIRASLPTIEHALKAGAKVMLMSHLGRPTEGEYAEEFSLQPVADHLGGLLGRDVPLVKDWLGGVEVADGQVVLCENVRFNQGEKKDDEALSQKMAALCDIYVMDAFGTAHRAQASTHGVGKFAPVACAGPLLANELDALGKALDAPAKPLVAIVGGSKVSTKLEVLESLSDKVDQLVVGGGIANTFLAAAGHPVGKSLYEKDLIPAAQKIAEKVHIPIPVDVVTAKAFSESAEAATKKVEDVADDDMILDVGPQTAHIVAALMKEAKTIIWNGPVGVFEFDQFGEGTREMALAIADSDAFSIAGGGDTLAAVDKYGITDKVSYISTGGGAFLEFVEGKVLPAVAMLEARAKD, from the coding sequence ATGAACTTCAAACGCATGACCGACCTGGATCTGGCAGGCAAACGCGTTCTGATCCGTGAAGACCTGAACGTGCCGGTGAAGGATGGCAAGGTCACCAGTGATGCGCGCATCCGTGCCTCATTGCCGACCATTGAACATGCGCTCAAGGCCGGCGCCAAGGTGATGCTGATGTCTCATCTGGGGCGTCCAACCGAAGGTGAGTATGCGGAGGAATTTTCTCTGCAGCCGGTGGCCGATCATTTGGGAGGTCTGCTGGGCCGTGATGTACCGCTAGTGAAAGATTGGCTGGGCGGCGTCGAGGTGGCGGACGGTCAGGTGGTGTTGTGTGAGAACGTTCGCTTCAATCAAGGTGAAAAGAAAGACGACGAAGCACTGTCACAAAAAATGGCGGCACTGTGTGATATCTATGTAATGGATGCCTTTGGTACGGCACACCGTGCGCAGGCATCCACCCATGGGGTGGGCAAATTTGCGCCTGTGGCATGTGCCGGCCCGCTGCTGGCCAATGAGCTGGATGCCTTAGGTAAGGCGCTGGATGCACCCGCCAAACCCTTGGTGGCCATTGTGGGTGGCTCCAAGGTGTCCACCAAGCTGGAAGTGCTGGAATCGTTGTCGGATAAAGTGGATCAGTTGGTGGTTGGTGGCGGTATCGCCAACACCTTCCTGGCCGCTGCCGGGCACCCGGTGGGTAAGTCTTTGTATGAAAAGGACCTGATTCCTGCCGCACAGAAAATTGCCGAGAAGGTACACATCCCGATTCCGGTGGATGTGGTTACTGCCAAGGCCTTTTCTGAATCCGCCGAGGCGGCGACCAAGAAAGTGGAAGACGTGGCCGACGACGACATGATTTTGGATGTGGGCCCGCAAACAGCTCACATCGTGGCGGCACTAATGAAAGAAGCCAAAACCATTATTTGGAATGGTCCGGTGGGTGTTTTTGAATTTGATCAGTTTGGTGAAGGCACTCGTGAAATGGCCCTGGCCATCGCCGATTCTGATGCTTTCTCCATTGCTGGCGGTGGCGACACCCTGGCGGCGGTGGATAAATACGGCATTACCGATAAGGTTAGCTACATCTCTACCGGTGGTGGTGCCTTCCTGGAGTTTGTGGAAGGTAAGGTGCTGCCGGCAGTGGCTATGCTTGAGGCACGGGCGAAGGATTGA
- a CDS encoding type I glyceraldehyde-3-phosphate dehydrogenase, whose protein sequence is MRIAINGYGRIGRSFVRALAEREGAGWQAPFTLVAINDKGRPEDLLYLTRYDTTHGRLAEPAELIDGMLRIGKQAPMLLEQPQPELLPWGELGVDLVLECSGHFRSHAGASRHLQAGAKKVIIGAVPFDQADQIVVYGVNHEDVRDDSQVLSAASCTTHCIAPLLQRLDQQYGVQQVLMKEIHAYTSDQTLLDHVHRDPRRGRAGAQNIVPTTSSSIGAVQQVLPALAGRINGDSIRVPTLNVAMVELTLRLEQTPDEDSLNQWLHQQATVSAGLIGYNDAPLVSADFNHRTESAIVDVTQTRVQGDMVQVVAWYDNEWGYANRLLDWVNELALNKAGCSKLGA, encoded by the coding sequence ATGCGCATCGCCATTAATGGCTATGGCCGTATTGGGCGTTCTTTTGTCCGTGCTCTGGCCGAGCGCGAAGGCGCAGGTTGGCAGGCGCCGTTTACGTTGGTGGCGATCAACGACAAGGGCCGCCCGGAAGATTTGTTGTACCTGACGCGTTACGACACCACCCACGGGCGGCTGGCGGAGCCGGCTGAGTTGATTGATGGGATGCTGCGTATTGGCAAACAGGCGCCCATGTTGCTGGAGCAACCACAGCCAGAGTTGCTGCCTTGGGGTGAGCTCGGGGTGGACTTAGTGCTGGAGTGTTCCGGGCATTTTCGCAGCCATGCGGGCGCGTCTCGTCACCTACAAGCCGGTGCGAAAAAAGTCATTATCGGTGCGGTGCCGTTTGATCAAGCGGATCAAATCGTGGTGTACGGCGTCAATCATGAGGACGTTCGTGACGACAGCCAGGTGCTGTCGGCGGCGTCTTGTACTACGCACTGCATTGCTCCGCTGCTGCAGCGGCTAGACCAGCAGTATGGTGTTCAGCAGGTATTGATGAAAGAAATCCATGCTTACACCTCGGATCAGACCTTGCTGGATCACGTTCATCGGGACCCGCGCCGGGGGCGGGCCGGAGCACAGAACATCGTGCCCACCACCAGCAGTTCCATTGGTGCGGTACAACAAGTATTGCCGGCGCTGGCTGGGCGCATCAATGGTGACTCCATTCGAGTGCCAACCCTAAATGTGGCTATGGTGGAGCTGACTTTGCGGTTGGAACAGACACCGGATGAAGACAGTCTTAATCAGTGGCTACACCAACAGGCAACCGTGTCGGCGGGCCTGATTGGCTACAATGACGCGCCGCTGGTCAGCGCGGATTTTAATCACCGTACAGAGTCCGCGATCGTTGATGTGACTCAGACCCGAGTGCAGGGCGATATGGTGCAAGTAGTGGCTTGGTACGACAACGAATGGGGTTATGCCAACCGATTGTTGGACTGGGTGAATGAATTAGCTTTGAACAAGGCTGGATGCTCTAAGCTGGGCGCCTGA
- a CDS encoding META domain-containing protein, whose protein sequence is MSRFRLPLLLSSSALLLAACTGQPSSGVHTMVEESQLRGEAWSVISLNGENITDATLSLNFHQPGQVAGNAGCNNYMATYVQNEGLFTITTGGVTMMACPKPLMELEQKFLNTLGDISQARINADGILVLSGKDGEKIKATR, encoded by the coding sequence ATGAGTCGATTTCGCCTTCCGCTGCTCTTGAGCAGCAGCGCCCTGTTACTGGCCGCGTGCACAGGACAACCGAGCAGCGGAGTCCATACCATGGTCGAGGAAAGCCAGTTGCGGGGTGAAGCCTGGTCAGTAATTTCTCTCAACGGTGAAAACATCACTGACGCCACTCTCTCCCTGAACTTCCATCAACCTGGACAAGTAGCAGGCAACGCCGGCTGTAACAACTACATGGCCACCTATGTGCAGAATGAGGGCCTCTTCACCATTACTACTGGCGGCGTCACTATGATGGCTTGCCCCAAACCGCTGATGGAACTGGAACAGAAATTTCTCAATACGCTTGGCGATATCTCTCAGGCCCGCATCAATGCCGATGGCATACTGGTGTTGAGCGGTAAGGACGGCGAGAAAATCAAGGCCACTCGCTAA
- the rpiA gene encoding ribose-5-phosphate isomerase RpiA gives MDQDVLKKQVAEAALRFVPEGDIIGVGTGSTANFFIDALATLKDRIKGTVASSEATAERLKQHGIEVFSLNDVGSLSVYVDGADEVNQHREMIKGGGGALTREKIVAAMAKEFICIVDGSKQVNRLGAFPLPIEVIPMARSYVARKLVALGGQPQYREGFLTDNGNIILDVHNLDISNPIELETTLNNIVGVVTNGLFAKRPADIVLVGEKSGAVNQY, from the coding sequence ATGGATCAGGATGTGCTGAAAAAGCAGGTAGCAGAAGCCGCGCTGCGTTTCGTCCCAGAAGGGGACATCATCGGCGTGGGCACCGGCTCCACCGCCAACTTTTTTATCGACGCACTAGCTACCCTGAAAGACCGAATCAAGGGTACCGTCGCCAGCTCGGAGGCCACCGCCGAGCGGCTCAAGCAACACGGCATCGAAGTATTCTCACTGAATGATGTGGGCAGCCTATCGGTTTACGTCGACGGCGCCGATGAGGTGAACCAGCACCGGGAAATGATCAAGGGCGGGGGCGGCGCGCTTACCCGCGAAAAAATTGTCGCGGCCATGGCCAAAGAGTTCATCTGCATCGTTGATGGTTCCAAACAGGTAAACCGTCTAGGTGCCTTTCCTCTTCCTATAGAAGTCATCCCGATGGCGCGCTCTTACGTGGCACGTAAACTAGTCGCACTAGGCGGGCAGCCGCAATATCGGGAAGGTTTTTTGACCGATAACGGCAACATCATCCTAGATGTACATAATTTGGACATCAGCAATCCCATTGAACTAGAAACCACGCTCAATAATATTGTCGGCGTTGTCACCAATGGGCTATTTGCCAAACGCCCTGCAGATATTGTTCTGGTCGGCGAAAAAAGTGGTGCCGTAAACCAATACTGA
- a CDS encoding TIGR02449 family protein, protein MTMEQQLRQLEARVDDLLRISAKLRQENQALQDREGKLVEERAQLLKKNDAARNKVEAIISRLKSLEQES, encoded by the coding sequence ATGACGATGGAACAACAGCTAAGGCAACTGGAAGCCCGAGTTGATGACCTGCTACGCATTAGCGCAAAGCTGCGTCAGGAGAACCAGGCCCTGCAAGATCGCGAGGGAAAACTGGTTGAAGAACGGGCCCAGTTACTGAAAAAGAATGATGCCGCCCGCAATAAAGTCGAGGCCATCATTTCGCGTTTGAAATCTCTCGAGCAGGAGTCCTGA
- the fba gene encoding class II fructose-bisphosphate aldolase (catalyzes the reversible aldol condensation of dihydroxyacetonephosphate and glyceraldehyde 3-phosphate in the Calvin cycle, glycolysis, and/or gluconeogenesis), whose protein sequence is MALVSMRQLLDHAAEFGYGVPAYNVNNVEQMRAIMEAADKTNSPVIVQASAGARKYAGAPFLRHLILAATEEFPHIPVVMHQDHGTSPSVCQRSIQLGFSSVMMDGSLGEDGKTPTDYEYNVEVTRRTVDMAHACGVSVEGELGCLGSLETGEAGEEDGIGAAGKLTHEQMLTDPEEAADFVQKTKVDALAIAIGTSHGAYKFTRPPTGDILAIEQIKAIHKRIPDTHLVMHGSSSVPQDWLAIINEFGGEIPETYGVPVEEIQEGIKHGVRKVNIDTDLRLASTGAIRRFLAQNPAEFDPRKYLKESITAMRDICMARYEAFGTAGYADKIKPISLEKMFQRYESGDLDPRVK, encoded by the coding sequence ATGGCACTAGTAAGCATGCGACAGCTGCTGGACCACGCTGCCGAGTTCGGCTACGGCGTACCGGCTTATAATGTGAACAATGTGGAACAAATGCGCGCCATTATGGAAGCCGCGGACAAAACCAACTCCCCGGTGATCGTGCAGGCGTCTGCTGGAGCCCGCAAATATGCAGGTGCGCCTTTCTTGCGTCATCTGATTCTGGCGGCCACCGAAGAGTTTCCACATATTCCTGTCGTTATGCATCAGGACCATGGCACCAGCCCGTCTGTTTGCCAGCGCTCTATTCAGCTGGGCTTCTCCTCGGTGATGATGGATGGGTCCTTGGGTGAAGATGGCAAAACCCCCACCGATTACGAGTACAACGTGGAGGTAACTCGCCGCACTGTGGACATGGCGCATGCTTGTGGTGTGTCTGTTGAGGGTGAGCTGGGTTGTCTGGGTTCTTTGGAAACCGGTGAAGCCGGTGAAGAAGACGGTATTGGTGCGGCCGGCAAGCTAACCCACGAGCAGATGCTGACCGACCCTGAAGAAGCGGCTGACTTTGTGCAGAAAACCAAAGTGGATGCCCTGGCGATTGCTATCGGTACCAGCCACGGGGCCTATAAATTCACTCGCCCACCCACCGGGGATATTCTGGCCATCGAGCAGATTAAAGCGATCCATAAACGCATTCCGGATACCCACTTGGTGATGCACGGCTCTTCTTCCGTGCCGCAGGACTGGTTGGCGATCATTAATGAATTTGGTGGTGAAATTCCGGAAACCTACGGTGTGCCGGTGGAAGAAATTCAGGAAGGCATCAAGCACGGTGTGCGTAAGGTCAACATCGATACCGACTTGCGGTTGGCGTCCACCGGGGCAATCCGTCGCTTCCTGGCCCAGAACCCAGCCGAGTTTGATCCACGTAAATACCTGAAAGAATCCATCACTGCCATGCGAGATATCTGTATGGCCCGTTATGAAGCTTTTGGTACGGCGGGTTATGCGGACAAGATCAAACCGATCAGCTTAGAAAAGATGTTCCAGCGTTATGAATCCGGTGATTTGGATCCACGGGTTAAATAA
- the ilvA gene encoding threonine ammonia-lyase, biosynthetic produces the protein MLDKYVKRILQSRVYDVAVETPIHAAPLISKRIGNRVLLKREDLQPVFSFKLRGAYNKLCQLNQEQLARGVICASAGNHAQGLALAASSMGVKAAIVMPRTTPDIKVSSVRRHGGKVVLHGDSFDEALAHALKLQERDNLTFVHPYDDPDVIAGQGTVGMEILRQQSRDLDAIFIPVGGGGLAAGVAAYVKYVRPEVKVIAVEPEDAACLKAALEKKRRVTLSEVGLFADGVAVKQIGKETYKVLRDHVDEVITATTDEICAAIKDSFEDTRAICEPAGALALAGLKNWVAKHNVRDQTLVAIQSGANVNFDRLRHVSERAELGEQREAILAVTIPESPGAFRAFCQALGRRGITEFNYRYSDDRDANIFVGIQLRPDGEALQALMNELQERGYPVVDMSGNEMAKLHIRHLVGGHTSRQDLQERLFRVEFPERPGALMKFLQSLGEKWNISLFHYRNHGAAYGRVLVGFQVEEGRQSKLLADLKKVPYPMVEESENPAYRLFLN, from the coding sequence ATGCTGGACAAATACGTTAAACGGATACTGCAATCCCGCGTCTATGACGTGGCGGTGGAAACTCCTATTCATGCAGCGCCGTTAATTTCCAAACGTATTGGCAACCGGGTGCTTCTCAAGCGTGAAGACCTGCAGCCGGTGTTCTCTTTCAAACTGCGCGGAGCCTACAACAAGCTGTGTCAGTTGAATCAAGAGCAGCTGGCCCGTGGGGTAATCTGTGCCTCAGCGGGTAACCATGCGCAGGGATTGGCCTTGGCCGCTTCGTCTATGGGTGTGAAGGCGGCGATTGTGATGCCGCGCACCACGCCGGATATCAAGGTGAGCTCCGTGCGGCGTCATGGCGGTAAGGTTGTGTTGCATGGTGACAGCTTTGATGAGGCCCTGGCTCACGCATTGAAACTTCAGGAGCGAGATAACCTGACCTTTGTCCACCCCTACGATGATCCGGATGTGATTGCCGGACAGGGCACTGTGGGCATGGAAATTCTGCGTCAGCAAAGCCGTGATCTGGATGCTATTTTTATCCCAGTGGGTGGCGGTGGTTTAGCGGCCGGTGTGGCCGCCTATGTGAAATATGTGCGCCCGGAGGTGAAAGTGATCGCCGTGGAGCCGGAAGATGCAGCTTGCCTGAAAGCGGCCTTGGAGAAAAAGCGCCGGGTCACGCTGTCGGAAGTGGGGTTGTTTGCCGATGGTGTTGCGGTGAAGCAGATCGGCAAAGAAACCTACAAGGTACTGCGCGATCATGTGGATGAGGTGATCACTGCCACCACCGATGAAATTTGTGCTGCGATTAAGGATTCCTTCGAAGATACCCGCGCCATCTGTGAGCCGGCGGGGGCATTGGCGTTGGCGGGTCTAAAGAACTGGGTGGCCAAGCATAATGTACGAGATCAGACCCTGGTCGCTATTCAGAGTGGCGCCAATGTGAACTTTGATCGTCTGCGCCATGTGTCTGAGCGGGCTGAGCTGGGTGAGCAACGCGAAGCCATTTTGGCGGTCACCATTCCTGAGTCTCCGGGTGCGTTTCGGGCGTTTTGCCAGGCCCTGGGTCGGCGCGGCATCACCGAATTCAATTACCGTTACAGTGATGATCGCGACGCAAATATCTTTGTGGGTATCCAGCTGCGCCCTGATGGTGAAGCCTTGCAGGCGTTAATGAACGAGCTGCAGGAACGCGGTTATCCAGTGGTGGATATGAGCGGCAACGAGATGGCCAAGCTACATATTCGTCATCTTGTGGGGGGGCACACTTCCCGGCAGGACCTTCAGGAGCGCTTATTTCGAGTGGAATTTCCAGAGCGCCCCGGTGCGCTGATGAAGTTTCTCCAGTCTTTGGGTGAGAAATGGAATATCAGCCTGTTCCACTATCGTAATCACGGAGCAGCTTACGGTCGCGTATTGGTGGGCTTCCAGGTAGAGGAAGGCAGGCAGTCTAAGCTGCTAGCCGACCTTAAGAAGGTGCCTTACCCTATGGTGGAGGAAAGTGAAAATCCCGCCTACCGATTATTTTTGAACTAA
- a CDS encoding cell division protein ZapA, whose protein sequence is MSNENSLVIHLLDKEYRVACPAGEQDNLLAAARHLDDQMRKVRDANVIGLERIAIMTALNMSHELLRARQSVSQDSEGEARVQALLGRLEEEIQAFEDARRRL, encoded by the coding sequence ATGTCTAACGAAAACTCCCTAGTAATTCATCTACTGGACAAGGAGTATCGCGTCGCCTGCCCCGCCGGGGAACAGGACAACCTGCTGGCGGCCGCTCGCCACCTGGACGATCAGATGCGCAAAGTGCGCGATGCCAACGTGATCGGCCTGGAACGCATCGCCATCATGACCGCCCTGAACATGAGCCACGAATTACTCCGTGCTCGCCAGAGCGTCTCCCAAGATTCCGAAGGCGAAGCCCGGGTTCAAGCCCTGCTCGGCCGGCTGGAAGAAGAAATTCAAGCCTTCGAAGACGCCCGCCGCAGGCTCTGA
- a CDS encoding UPF0149 family protein: MSNDIDFEVLVQGLAAAGVKHSPSELQGVIAGLLATGHGSHNEELLGVLAAHVDMPEGFGAEMNGALLAVRDQLHAGYQGTGLELTLLLPADEDDLGLRVAALAQWSEGFLVGFGTGSANTHDKDLLPGVQEALSDLAAISQVATPDDNGDAEEDMYEQVAEHCRMSALMIYTELVMRHQGKPDSAPADKAPPTRH; the protein is encoded by the coding sequence ATGTCCAACGATATTGATTTTGAGGTTCTCGTCCAAGGGCTGGCTGCGGCCGGTGTGAAACATTCTCCCAGTGAGCTGCAGGGCGTAATCGCGGGTCTGCTAGCGACTGGGCACGGTAGCCATAATGAAGAGTTGCTCGGTGTGCTGGCTGCCCATGTGGATATGCCCGAGGGTTTTGGCGCCGAAATGAACGGCGCTTTGTTGGCGGTGCGAGACCAGTTGCATGCAGGCTATCAGGGTACCGGCCTGGAGCTGACGCTCCTATTGCCGGCGGATGAAGATGACTTGGGCTTGCGAGTGGCTGCGCTTGCCCAGTGGAGCGAGGGGTTTTTAGTGGGTTTTGGCACCGGTTCAGCCAATACCCACGACAAGGACCTGCTGCCGGGCGTTCAGGAAGCGCTATCGGATCTGGCCGCCATCAGCCAGGTGGCTACGCCGGATGATAACGGCGACGCGGAAGAAGATATGTATGAGCAGGTGGCCGAACACTGCCGAATGTCGGCCCTGATGATTTACACTGAATTGGTCATGCGCCATCAGGGCAAGCCGGACTCCGCGCCAGCGGACAAGGCACCGCCAACCCGTCACTAA
- a CDS encoding alpha/beta hydrolase has product MANPFDRDQIIQQWQPLNWEAFDPLSESSQRYVAYYGLNFAEQLPDLEHGFGYFEAAGYMLSVHGWRPRGAQPPKGTVLICHGYFDHVGLYRHVIGHVLELGYAVLAYDLPGHGLSTGPQAVIADFRTYRDVLEQCLSLAANHFPKPWHVIAQSTGGAIVMDYLLSRGEGDDNPFEQVILLAPLVRPFKWETARWLHTLISPFTKTLKRVFTINSNDPDFLDFLENKDPLQARRISAIWVSALKKWLPGFEKASRIKVSPVVIQGDLDETVDWKYNLKVIRAKFEDPDIRVLPGARHQLANENETFRRKIFAIIDEYLG; this is encoded by the coding sequence ATGGCTAATCCTTTCGATCGCGATCAGATTATTCAGCAATGGCAGCCCCTTAATTGGGAAGCCTTTGATCCTCTGAGTGAATCCAGCCAGCGTTATGTGGCGTACTACGGCCTTAATTTTGCCGAACAGCTGCCGGATCTGGAACACGGCTTCGGTTATTTCGAGGCGGCAGGGTACATGCTTTCTGTGCATGGTTGGCGGCCACGAGGGGCACAACCTCCCAAGGGCACGGTGTTGATTTGTCATGGATACTTCGACCATGTGGGGTTATATCGGCATGTGATTGGCCATGTGCTGGAGCTGGGTTACGCCGTGCTGGCCTATGACTTGCCTGGCCATGGTTTGAGTACAGGACCGCAGGCCGTGATTGCGGATTTTCGAACTTACCGTGATGTGCTTGAGCAGTGCTTGTCGTTGGCGGCGAACCACTTTCCCAAACCTTGGCATGTAATAGCTCAGAGTACTGGTGGCGCCATCGTGATGGATTATTTGCTGAGCCGAGGAGAGGGCGATGATAATCCTTTCGAGCAGGTTATCTTACTGGCGCCTTTGGTGCGCCCCTTTAAATGGGAGACCGCTCGCTGGCTGCATACGCTGATCAGCCCATTTACGAAAACATTGAAACGGGTTTTCACTATTAATTCCAATGATCCTGATTTCCTCGATTTCCTGGAAAATAAAGACCCACTTCAGGCGCGCAGAATTTCAGCTATTTGGGTGAGTGCTTTAAAGAAGTGGTTGCCGGGTTTTGAAAAAGCATCACGGATAAAGGTATCGCCGGTGGTGATTCAAGGCGATTTAGATGAAACCGTGGACTGGAAATATAACCTTAAGGTGATTAGAGCGAAGTTTGAAGATCCGGATATTCGGGTTTTGCCAGGGGCTCGGCATCAGCTTGCCAATGAGAATGAGACGTTCAGACGTAAAATATTTGCCATTATTGACGAGTACCTCGGTTAA
- a CDS encoding 5-formyltetrahydrofolate cyclo-ligase translates to MTAALRRQLRRQLRQRRRTLSKGQRRRASIRFGPALARAIQHRPARHVAIYLPNDGELDLQPALHHPRFQQATTYLPFVDPLRLGYLQFRLWHHHHPMRPNAYGIQEPAVRYRGRALWALDVIILPAVAFDEAGYRLGMGGGYYDRTLEQLTRYPRRPRLIAAGYDFQKMEQGELPVAPWDQPVDCIVTAPSE, encoded by the coding sequence ATGACTGCAGCCCTGCGACGGCAATTGCGCCGCCAGCTCCGGCAGCGCCGCCGCACCCTTAGCAAAGGCCAGCGCCGCCGAGCCAGTATCCGTTTCGGCCCAGCACTGGCCCGAGCCATTCAGCATCGCCCGGCCCGCCACGTGGCCATCTACCTGCCCAACGATGGCGAACTGGACCTGCAACCCGCACTGCACCATCCCCGCTTCCAACAGGCAACCACCTACTTGCCCTTTGTGGACCCGCTACGGCTTGGTTATCTGCAGTTTCGGCTCTGGCACCACCACCACCCCATGCGCCCCAACGCCTATGGCATACAGGAGCCGGCCGTGCGTTATCGCGGCCGAGCCTTATGGGCGCTTGATGTCATTATCTTGCCGGCAGTGGCGTTTGATGAGGCGGGATACCGGCTGGGAATGGGGGGCGGCTACTATGATCGTACCTTGGAGCAACTGACAAGATACCCCCGCAGGCCACGGCTAATAGCTGCAGGGTATGATTTTCAGAAAATGGAGCAGGGCGAACTACCAGTGGCCCCGTGGGACCAGCCAGTAGATTGTATTGTTACTGCGCCGTCTGAGTGA